The genomic region TATTACATCCTGCTATAGCAGAAACTGCAATGGCTTTTAGTTCAATAACAGTAGTATTAAATTCTTTGAGAATTAAAGGGAGGTAGATTGTATGGATTTAGTATTATCAGTACCAGATATGGGTTGTCAACATTGTGTAATGAAAATCACAAACGCTTTAAATGAAATAGGAGTAAAAAGTTTTGACGTGAAACTAGATGAAAAGAAAGTATATATTCAATCTCCAAGCTGCGATGTTGAATTAATTTTAAGAAAATTAGAAGAAATAGATTATCCTGCTGAGA from Marinitoga aeolica harbors:
- a CDS encoding heavy-metal-associated domain-containing protein — encoded protein: MDLVLSVPDMGCQHCVMKITNALNEIGVKSFDVKLDEKKVYIQSPSCDVELILRKLEEIDYPAEIVME